The sequence GCTGGTGGAGATGCTGAACCGCCCGCTCCATGTCCCGGCCCTCAATGGCCTGGCGACCGTGGATGCCCCGCAGGCGGAGAGCAACACCACCCGCGAGGAATACGAGGGCATGGTCTTGGAGGGGAAGGAGTTCATCGCCGCCGGTGACATTTTCCAATTCGTGCCGAGCCAGCGGTTCCAGACGCCGTTCCACCGCTCGCCGGTGGATCTTTACCGCGCGCTGCGCCACGTGAACCCCTCTCCCTACATGTTCATCCTGGAACTGGGGGATTTCGCGCTCGTCGGCAGCTCGCCGGAGGTGCACGTCCGCTCGATCGGCGGCCGCATCGACATCCGCCCGATCGCCGGGACGCGCCGCCGCGGGGCCAACCCGGAGGAGGACGACGCCCTGGCCGCGGAGCTGATGGCGGACCCGAAGGAGCGCGCCGAGCACCTGATGCTCGTCGACCTCGCCCGCAACGACGTCGGCCGGATCGCGAAGCACGGCAGCGTGCACGTGGATGATTTCATGATCGTGGAGCGTTACAGCCACGTCATGCACATCGTGTCCAATGTGACCGGCCAGCTCGATCCGGAACACAGCGCCTATGATGTGCTCCGCGCCACCTTCCCGGCCGGGACGGTGAGCGGTGCGCCGAAGATCCGCGCCATGCAGATCATCAACAGCCTGGAGAAGAGCAAGCGCTGCGCCTATGCCGGTGCGGTGGGCTATTTCGGCTTCGATGGCAGCCACGATGGCTGCATCACCCTGCGGACCTGCCTTCTGAAGGACGGCATGGCCTACGTCCAGGCCGGCGCCGGTGTCGTGGCCGATTCCGTGCCTGCCTCGGAATACGAGGAAACCGTGAACAAGGCGAAGGCCGTGCTCCGCGCGGTGGCGCTCGCGAGGACGTTGGAGGAGGGTTAAACGTGATTTGTTATTCGTTATTAGGAAGAAACACAAAAGGGCGCGTTGGCGGCAACCCCAATAACCTCTAACCCTTAGCCAATAACTAAAATGCTTCTCATCATCGATAACTACGATTCCTTCACCTACAATCTCGTCCAATATTTCGGCGAGCTGGGGGCGGAGATGAAGATCGTGCGTAATGACGCGATGACCGTGGACGAGGTGAAGGCGCTCGCTCCTTCCCGCATCTGCATCTCACCCGGTCCGTGCACGCCCACTGAGGCGGGTATCTCCTGCGAACTGATCGCGGCGATGGGGCGGACCACGCCGATCCTCGGCGTGTGCCTCGGCCACCAGTC comes from Luteolibacter sp. LG18 and encodes:
- the trpE gene encoding anthranilate synthase component I, producing MNSIPVEPSFESFAQLAKQGNVIPVYTQLAADFETPLSAYLKIRDSRHAFLLESAESTDKSGRWSILGSNPRRVFEARGKEITVRQGLNVRRFTAEDDVLAALEREMAPFKPVRHGNLPPFCGGMLGYLSYDAVRQFEPTIGAAPKDELGVPDAVFMLADTLIVFDQRLRRLQIVANAFPEEHASLEEAYTEARGRIAALVEMLNRPLHVPALNGLATVDAPQAESNTTREEYEGMVLEGKEFIAAGDIFQFVPSQRFQTPFHRSPVDLYRALRHVNPSPYMFILELGDFALVGSSPEVHVRSIGGRIDIRPIAGTRRRGANPEEDDALAAELMADPKERAEHLMLVDLARNDVGRIAKHGSVHVDDFMIVERYSHVMHIVSNVTGQLDPEHSAYDVLRATFPAGTVSGAPKIRAMQIINSLEKSKRCAYAGAVGYFGFDGSHDGCITLRTCLLKDGMAYVQAGAGVVADSVPASEYEETVNKAKAVLRAVALARTLEEG